Proteins encoded together in one Anopheles darlingi chromosome 3, idAnoDarlMG_H_01, whole genome shotgun sequence window:
- the LOC125955330 gene encoding uncharacterized protein LOC125955330, with the protein MKPIASCLVLFLSLFVVLIYGESRQWGRRVAGDRQLDYTVLVNNSLPVPQKSSIYRYLPAPGAYRPPNITAIYARDNVPAGRSGYAAIVSGGINQANVTVKLTSQPYQRFNFTIEVYGK; encoded by the exons ATGAAACCGATCGCCAGCTGTTTGGTGCTTTTCCTGAGCCTCTTCGTGGTGCTGATCTACGGAGAAAGCCGCCAATGGGGTAGACGGGTGGCCGGTGATCGCCAGCTGGACTACACCGTGCTGGTCAACAACTCGCTCCCGGTGCCACAGAAGAGCAGCATCTATCGGTACCTGCCAGCTCCG GGTGCCTACCGGCCACCGAACATCACGGCCATCTACGCACGGGACAATGTTCCGGCCGGGCGCAGCGGTTACGCGGCGATTGTTTCCGGTGGCATAAATCAAGCCAATGTCACCGTGAAGCTCACCTCTCAACCGTATCAGCGGTTCAACTTCACGATCGAGGTTTATGGCAAGTGA